A DNA window from Chiloscyllium plagiosum isolate BGI_BamShark_2017 chromosome 9, ASM401019v2, whole genome shotgun sequence contains the following coding sequences:
- the fam161a gene encoding protein FAM161A isoform X7 — protein sequence MRINSVSEAWQLLQRIPVNLQCVTGKKNNGRLSYSTTEVGSTAHSSLSEMSNEDPEKSGENRVSYGRDQIQSMWDGFSVQEYISDEEPQKPRNSNLPLAKMQVIKKEQKQWSPKITIPQPFQMTLREAEKKKLKIKSRSEIEVENQMLRKQLEEEAECQKKFRANPVPAHTYIPLLAEIMERNEERRRFVKMRSKEILLALQKPFDFLEREEKKKEIRKMQIQELDISESKPKKFKAKPVPKYLYDQTISDRIKEQELYRVIKMKVRAQETLRGASLPKGMLRNTLLEKKEATCWNPNKELKFKPKINTKVPNFEMLHRKSRRQRMRKKNLTLTTACEPFRLLVPQIPSKKEKVLNDIMEDENHLKETRWPYMSCRNRWKSHDNTNSNQSGSLDLKIMKVTESEKKRKEAVRKLLGEKRKKEENEENWKREQKRSERKWKKVISTRAWANDPHKSLAEVSRSKLKQYRNHQRKRTKEYLLELEEMQARVSRRPLLLEEQTKRNARRAAERHYATALKLQGLSEDFVSRKGHSLPGFVSHSSDEESERSEANSGESSQEEIDGFESDDGQDGSEHTEESRDMEGKEFKINKDE from the exons ATGAGGATAAACTCTGTGTCAGAAGCATGGCAGCTACTTCAGAGGATCCCTGTGAATCTTCAGTGTGTTACAG GTAAGAAAAACAATGGCCGCCTATCTTACTCAACAACTGAGGTGGGCAGTACTGCACACTCAAGCCTGTCAGAAATGTCAAATGAAGATCCAGAGAAAAGTGGGGAAAATCGCGTGTCCTATGGAAGGGATCAAATTCAGAGCATGTGGGATGGATTTTCTGTGCAGGAGTATATTTCAGATGAGGAACCCCAGAAGCCCAGAAACTCAAATTTACCACTTGCAAAAATGCAAGTAATAAAGAAGGAGCAAAAGCAGTGGTCACCAAAAATCACAATACCTCAACCTTTCCAAATGACTCTTAGAGAGGCTGAGAAAAAGAAACTGAAGATAAAATCCAGGTCTGAAATTGAAGTAGAGAATCAGATGCTGAGAAAACAATTAGAGGAAGAAGCAGAGTGTCAGAAAAAGTTCCGTGCTAATCCTGTACCAGCTCATACCTATATTCCTTTGTTGGCAGAAATAATGGAACGGAATGAAGAAAGAAGGAGATTTGTAAAGATGAGAAGCAAAGAAATTTTACTGGCATTGCAAAAACCATTTGACTTTCTTGAAAGagaggagaaaaagaaagaaattagaaaaatgcAAATACAGGAACTAGATATTTCAGAAAGTAAACCAAAGAAATTTAAAGCAAAACCAGTTCCTAAATATCTTTATGATCAAACAATTAGTGACAGAATTAAAGAGCAAGAACTCTATCGTGTAATTAAAATGAAAGTGAGAGCTCAAGAGACATTACGTGGTGCATCCCTTCCAAAAGGTATGCTTCGTAATACCTTattggaaaagaaggaagcaacaTGTTGGAACCCAAATAAAGAACTGAAATTCAAACCCAAGATTAACACCAAAGTACCAAATTTTGAGATGTTGCACAGAAAGTCTCGGAGACAACGTATGAGAAAGAAAAACTTGACATTGACAACCGCGTGTGAACCCTTCCGACTGCTCGTTCCTCAAATTCCTTCAAAAAAAGAAAAGGTGTTGAATGATATAATGGAAGATGAAAACCACTTAAAAGAGACCCGCTGGCCTTATATGTCATGCAGAAACCGTTGGAAATCACATGACAACACAAATTCAAATCAGTCAGGATCATTGGACTTGAAAATTATGAAGGTCACAGAGTCTGAAAAGAAGAGGAAAGAAGCTGTTAG GAAATTGCTGggagaaaaaaggaagaaagaagaaaatgagGAAAACTGGAAACGCGAGCAGAAACGGAGTGAGAGAAAATGGAAAAAAGTCATATCTACCCGTGCCTGGGCGAATGATCCACACAAGAGCTTGGCTGAAGTCTCAAGATCAAAACTAAAACAATACAG GAATCatcaaagaaaaagaacaaaagaatatCTGCTGGAGCTTGAGGAAATGCAGGCGAGGGTAAGCAGGAGGCCTCTGCTCTTAGAAGAGCAAACAAAG AGGAATGCcagaagagcagcagagagacATTATGCTACAGCTCTAAAATTACAGGGATTAAGTGAAGATTTTGTATCCAGAAAAGGTCACTCTCTCCCAGGCTTTGTTTCACATTCCAGTGATGAAGAGTCTGAGAGGAGTGAAGCCAACAGCGGAGAAAG TTCTCAGGAAGAAATTGATGGATTCGAGTCTGATGATGGCCAAGATGGTAGTGAGCACACTGAGGAATCAAGAGACATGGAAGGAAAggaattcaaaataaataaaGATGAGTAA
- the fam161a gene encoding protein FAM161A isoform X3 has product MQNPHRFSVLITSCIKTPMNPKTRTPSTLYERGKAQPLRISQNPLVAEENENNSDPDTCEAVQPRKNHYMDDRDSTISSSLCGMSNKDYCKKLTELKNAQAHTMAILAKLYEDKLCVRSMAATSEDPCESSVCYSLGKKNNGRLSYSTTEVGSTAHSSLSEMSNEDPEKSGENRVSYGRDQIQSMWDGFSVQEYISDEEPQKPRNSNLPLAKMQVIKKEQKQWSPKITIPQPFQMTLREAEKKKLKIKSRSEIEVENQMLRKQLEEEAECQKKFRANPVPAHTYIPLLAEIMERNEERRRFVKMRSKEILLALQKPFDFLEREEKKKEIRKMQIQELDISESKPKKFKAKPVPKYLYDQTISDRIKEQELYRVIKMKVRAQETLRGASLPKGMLRNTLLEKKEATCWNPNKELKFKPKINTKVPNFEMLHRKSRRQRMRKKNLTLTTACEPFRLLVPQIPSKKEKVLNDIMEDENHLKETRWPYMSCRNRWKSHDNTNSNQSGSLDLKIMKVTESEKKRKEAVRKLLGEKRKKEENEENWKREQKRSERKWKKVISTRAWANDPHKSLAEVSRSKLKQYRNHQRKRTKEYLLELEEMQARVSRRPLLLEEQTKRNARRAAERHYATALKLQGLSEDFVSRKGHSLPGFVSHSSDEESERSEANSGESSQEEIDGFESDDGQDGSEHTEESRDMEGKEFKINKDE; this is encoded by the exons AATGAAAATAATTCTGATCCTGATACTTGTGAAGCAGTGCAACCCAGAAAAAATCATTATATGGATGATAGGGATTCCACAATCTCCAGTAGTTTATGTGGCATGTCCAACAAAGATTACTGCAAGAAGCTCACGGAACTAAAAAATGCACAAGCACACACTATGGCAATACTAGCAAAACTGTATGAGGATAAACTCTGTGTCAGAAGCATGGCAGCTACTTCAGAGGATCCCTGTGAATCTTCAGTGTGTTACAG TTTAGGTAAGAAAAACAATGGCCGCCTATCTTACTCAACAACTGAGGTGGGCAGTACTGCACACTCAAGCCTGTCAGAAATGTCAAATGAAGATCCAGAGAAAAGTGGGGAAAATCGCGTGTCCTATGGAAGGGATCAAATTCAGAGCATGTGGGATGGATTTTCTGTGCAGGAGTATATTTCAGATGAGGAACCCCAGAAGCCCAGAAACTCAAATTTACCACTTGCAAAAATGCAAGTAATAAAGAAGGAGCAAAAGCAGTGGTCACCAAAAATCACAATACCTCAACCTTTCCAAATGACTCTTAGAGAGGCTGAGAAAAAGAAACTGAAGATAAAATCCAGGTCTGAAATTGAAGTAGAGAATCAGATGCTGAGAAAACAATTAGAGGAAGAAGCAGAGTGTCAGAAAAAGTTCCGTGCTAATCCTGTACCAGCTCATACCTATATTCCTTTGTTGGCAGAAATAATGGAACGGAATGAAGAAAGAAGGAGATTTGTAAAGATGAGAAGCAAAGAAATTTTACTGGCATTGCAAAAACCATTTGACTTTCTTGAAAGagaggagaaaaagaaagaaattagaaaaatgcAAATACAGGAACTAGATATTTCAGAAAGTAAACCAAAGAAATTTAAAGCAAAACCAGTTCCTAAATATCTTTATGATCAAACAATTAGTGACAGAATTAAAGAGCAAGAACTCTATCGTGTAATTAAAATGAAAGTGAGAGCTCAAGAGACATTACGTGGTGCATCCCTTCCAAAAGGTATGCTTCGTAATACCTTattggaaaagaaggaagcaacaTGTTGGAACCCAAATAAAGAACTGAAATTCAAACCCAAGATTAACACCAAAGTACCAAATTTTGAGATGTTGCACAGAAAGTCTCGGAGACAACGTATGAGAAAGAAAAACTTGACATTGACAACCGCGTGTGAACCCTTCCGACTGCTCGTTCCTCAAATTCCTTCAAAAAAAGAAAAGGTGTTGAATGATATAATGGAAGATGAAAACCACTTAAAAGAGACCCGCTGGCCTTATATGTCATGCAGAAACCGTTGGAAATCACATGACAACACAAATTCAAATCAGTCAGGATCATTGGACTTGAAAATTATGAAGGTCACAGAGTCTGAAAAGAAGAGGAAAGAAGCTGTTAG GAAATTGCTGggagaaaaaaggaagaaagaagaaaatgagGAAAACTGGAAACGCGAGCAGAAACGGAGTGAGAGAAAATGGAAAAAAGTCATATCTACCCGTGCCTGGGCGAATGATCCACACAAGAGCTTGGCTGAAGTCTCAAGATCAAAACTAAAACAATACAG GAATCatcaaagaaaaagaacaaaagaatatCTGCTGGAGCTTGAGGAAATGCAGGCGAGGGTAAGCAGGAGGCCTCTGCTCTTAGAAGAGCAAACAAAG AGGAATGCcagaagagcagcagagagacATTATGCTACAGCTCTAAAATTACAGGGATTAAGTGAAGATTTTGTATCCAGAAAAGGTCACTCTCTCCCAGGCTTTGTTTCACATTCCAGTGATGAAGAGTCTGAGAGGAGTGAAGCCAACAGCGGAGAAAG TTCTCAGGAAGAAATTGATGGATTCGAGTCTGATGATGGCCAAGATGGTAGTGAGCACACTGAGGAATCAAGAGACATGGAAGGAAAggaattcaaaataaataaaGATGAGTAA
- the fam161a gene encoding protein FAM161A isoform X6, with the protein MREGKPNRYESARIHWSPRRFSQWKQRLCIYPDKRILFVSINSVLILLNSKDYKPNLLKYSSSESISNPGFSGLAPMLNENNSDPDTCEAVQPRKNHYMDDRDSTISSSLCGMSNKDYCKKLTELKNAQAHTMAILAKLYEDKLCVRSMAATSEDPCESSVCYSLGKKNNGRLSYSTTEVGSTAHSSLSEMSNEDPEKSGENRVSYGRDQIQSMWDGFSVQEYISDEEPQKPRNSNLPLAKMQVIKKEQKQWSPKITIPQPFQMTLREAEKKKLKIKSRSEIEVENQMLRKQLEEEAECQKKFRANPVPAHTYIPLLAEIMERNEERRRFVKMRSKEILLALQKPFDFLEREEKKKEIRKMQIQELDISESKPKKFKAKPVPKYLYDQTISDRIKEQELYRVIKMKVRAQETLRGASLPKGMLRNTLLEKKEATCWNPNKELKFKPKINTKVPNFEMLHRKSRRQRMRKKNLTLTTACEPFRLLVPQIPSKKEKVLNDIMEDENHLKETRWPYMSCRNRWKSHDNTNSNQSGSLDLKIMKVTESEKKRKEAVRKLLGEKRKKEENEENWKREQKRSERKWKKVISTRAWANDPHKSLAEVSRSKLKQYRNHQRKRTKEYLLELEEMQARVSRRPLLLEEQTKDDPYIP; encoded by the exons attctcCCAATGGAAACAAcgtctctgcatctaccctgatAAAAGAATCTTGTTCGTTTCAATAAATTctgttctcattcttctaaactccaaagactacaagcccaatctactcaaGTACTCCTCATCTGAAAGTATCTCCAACCCAGGCTTCTCTGGACTGGCTCCAATGCTA AATGAAAATAATTCTGATCCTGATACTTGTGAAGCAGTGCAACCCAGAAAAAATCATTATATGGATGATAGGGATTCCACAATCTCCAGTAGTTTATGTGGCATGTCCAACAAAGATTACTGCAAGAAGCTCACGGAACTAAAAAATGCACAAGCACACACTATGGCAATACTAGCAAAACTGTATGAGGATAAACTCTGTGTCAGAAGCATGGCAGCTACTTCAGAGGATCCCTGTGAATCTTCAGTGTGTTACAG TTTAGGTAAGAAAAACAATGGCCGCCTATCTTACTCAACAACTGAGGTGGGCAGTACTGCACACTCAAGCCTGTCAGAAATGTCAAATGAAGATCCAGAGAAAAGTGGGGAAAATCGCGTGTCCTATGGAAGGGATCAAATTCAGAGCATGTGGGATGGATTTTCTGTGCAGGAGTATATTTCAGATGAGGAACCCCAGAAGCCCAGAAACTCAAATTTACCACTTGCAAAAATGCAAGTAATAAAGAAGGAGCAAAAGCAGTGGTCACCAAAAATCACAATACCTCAACCTTTCCAAATGACTCTTAGAGAGGCTGAGAAAAAGAAACTGAAGATAAAATCCAGGTCTGAAATTGAAGTAGAGAATCAGATGCTGAGAAAACAATTAGAGGAAGAAGCAGAGTGTCAGAAAAAGTTCCGTGCTAATCCTGTACCAGCTCATACCTATATTCCTTTGTTGGCAGAAATAATGGAACGGAATGAAGAAAGAAGGAGATTTGTAAAGATGAGAAGCAAAGAAATTTTACTGGCATTGCAAAAACCATTTGACTTTCTTGAAAGagaggagaaaaagaaagaaattagaaaaatgcAAATACAGGAACTAGATATTTCAGAAAGTAAACCAAAGAAATTTAAAGCAAAACCAGTTCCTAAATATCTTTATGATCAAACAATTAGTGACAGAATTAAAGAGCAAGAACTCTATCGTGTAATTAAAATGAAAGTGAGAGCTCAAGAGACATTACGTGGTGCATCCCTTCCAAAAGGTATGCTTCGTAATACCTTattggaaaagaaggaagcaacaTGTTGGAACCCAAATAAAGAACTGAAATTCAAACCCAAGATTAACACCAAAGTACCAAATTTTGAGATGTTGCACAGAAAGTCTCGGAGACAACGTATGAGAAAGAAAAACTTGACATTGACAACCGCGTGTGAACCCTTCCGACTGCTCGTTCCTCAAATTCCTTCAAAAAAAGAAAAGGTGTTGAATGATATAATGGAAGATGAAAACCACTTAAAAGAGACCCGCTGGCCTTATATGTCATGCAGAAACCGTTGGAAATCACATGACAACACAAATTCAAATCAGTCAGGATCATTGGACTTGAAAATTATGAAGGTCACAGAGTCTGAAAAGAAGAGGAAAGAAGCTGTTAG GAAATTGCTGggagaaaaaaggaagaaagaagaaaatgagGAAAACTGGAAACGCGAGCAGAAACGGAGTGAGAGAAAATGGAAAAAAGTCATATCTACCCGTGCCTGGGCGAATGATCCACACAAGAGCTTGGCTGAAGTCTCAAGATCAAAACTAAAACAATACAG GAATCatcaaagaaaaagaacaaaagaatatCTGCTGGAGCTTGAGGAAATGCAGGCGAGGGTAAGCAGGAGGCCTCTGCTCTTAGAAGAGCAAACAAAG GATGACCCCTACATCCCTTGa